A single genomic interval of Mycolicibacterium holsaticum DSM 44478 = JCM 12374 harbors:
- a CDS encoding YhgE/Pip family protein, whose amino-acid sequence MLAGMSLGTDLKRYSRGVLPRLALATIILMPLLYGAMYLWAFWNPFGEVNKLPVALVNEDRGTQTQDQQVNAGDQVARSLLDSGQLDLHEMSAAEAADGVRHGRYYFAITIPEDFSAAVASPAGPDPRPAKIRFTFDNSNNYLASIIGQNAAREVLNQVNARVGQQTVGQVLTGVTQAGAGLVTAADGADRLAAGVARADAGAHELASGSRALSAGLDTARDGSTALAAGAAQLSEGIGTATDPLLSVLDRVSGLGLDPAEVGDLAVGLSRLVKSTSDRVAALNVDQAQAAAVVDTVVGALRANPDPAVRALGDTLAGTQRLLRANDIDPTTDDGLIMLRDKAAGLEAELVDPNSKLRTFLTKALDGGLRDDVVRLRDGATQLSAGANQLRGGLVALADGGEKLSAGATTLADGTSQLRSGSVELAHGLREGAQRVPQWTAQQRNQVADALAQPVALDEVTHHPAPTFGTGFAPFFLPLALFIGALIIWMLLTPLQSRPIVNGLGALRVAVASFWPGLLIAVCQVLVMYAVVHVGVGLKAVYPVATVAFLILVAGAFLALIQAFNALFGVAVGRVVTLAFLMFQLVSAGGIYPVETTPKPFQVIHHIDPMTYAVNGLRQLTVGGIDFRLWVAVAVLVGITAASLTATAWSARRNRQYTMERLHPPIEV is encoded by the coding sequence ATGCTTGCGGGGATGTCACTGGGCACCGACCTCAAGCGTTATTCCCGCGGCGTTCTGCCGCGGCTGGCACTGGCCACCATCATCCTGATGCCGCTGCTGTACGGCGCGATGTACCTGTGGGCGTTCTGGAATCCGTTCGGTGAGGTCAACAAGCTGCCGGTGGCGCTGGTGAACGAGGACCGCGGAACGCAAACCCAAGACCAACAGGTCAACGCCGGCGATCAGGTGGCCCGCTCACTGCTGGACTCCGGGCAACTCGACCTGCACGAGATGTCGGCTGCGGAAGCGGCCGACGGTGTGCGCCACGGCCGTTACTACTTCGCGATCACGATTCCCGAGGACTTCAGCGCGGCGGTGGCATCGCCGGCGGGGCCGGATCCGCGCCCGGCCAAGATCCGGTTCACCTTCGACAACTCAAACAATTATCTGGCGTCGATCATCGGCCAGAACGCCGCGCGGGAGGTGCTCAACCAGGTCAACGCGCGCGTCGGGCAGCAGACGGTCGGTCAGGTCCTCACCGGTGTGACGCAGGCGGGTGCCGGCCTGGTCACCGCCGCCGACGGCGCCGACCGGCTCGCTGCCGGCGTGGCGCGGGCCGACGCCGGTGCACATGAGCTGGCCAGCGGCTCGCGTGCGCTGTCGGCCGGGTTGGACACCGCGCGCGACGGCTCGACCGCCCTGGCCGCAGGCGCTGCGCAGTTGTCCGAGGGAATCGGCACCGCAACCGATCCGCTGCTGTCCGTGCTCGACCGCGTCAGCGGGCTGGGCCTGGATCCGGCCGAGGTCGGCGACCTGGCAGTCGGGCTGTCCAGGCTGGTCAAGTCGACCAGCGACCGGGTGGCCGCGCTCAACGTCGACCAGGCACAGGCCGCGGCCGTCGTCGACACGGTGGTCGGCGCGCTGCGAGCGAACCCTGACCCGGCGGTGCGGGCATTGGGCGACACGTTGGCAGGTACCCAGCGGCTGCTGCGCGCCAACGACATCGATCCGACCACCGATGACGGTCTGATCATGTTGCGGGACAAGGCCGCTGGGCTGGAGGCCGAGTTAGTCGACCCCAACAGCAAGCTGCGGACGTTTCTGACCAAGGCGCTCGACGGCGGCCTGCGCGACGACGTGGTGCGGCTGCGCGACGGCGCGACCCAGTTGAGCGCGGGGGCCAACCAGCTGCGCGGCGGGCTGGTGGCGCTGGCCGACGGCGGCGAGAAGCTGTCGGCGGGTGCGACGACGCTGGCCGACGGCACCAGCCAACTACGAAGCGGCAGCGTGGAACTCGCGCACGGCCTACGCGAAGGTGCCCAACGGGTTCCGCAGTGGACGGCTCAGCAACGCAACCAGGTCGCCGATGCCCTGGCGCAGCCGGTTGCGCTCGACGAGGTGACCCACCACCCCGCGCCGACATTCGGCACCGGGTTCGCCCCGTTCTTCCTGCCCCTGGCGTTGTTCATCGGGGCGTTGATCATCTGGATGCTGTTGACACCCTTGCAATCTCGGCCGATCGTCAACGGGCTCGGCGCGTTGCGCGTCGCGGTGGCATCCTTTTGGCCGGGCCTGCTCATCGCGGTGTGCCAGGTGTTGGTGATGTACGCGGTGGTGCATGTCGGGGTGGGTTTGAAGGCGGTGTACCCGGTGGCCACCGTCGCGTTCCTGATTCTGGTTGCGGGGGCGTTCCTGGCGCTCATCCAGGCGTTCAACGCGCTGTTCGGTGTCGCGGTCGGCCGGGTGGTCACGCTGGCGTTCCTGATGTTCCAGCTGGTGTCGGCCGGCGGTATCTATCCGGTGGAGACCACCCCGAAGCCGTTTCAGGTCATCCATCACATCGATCCGATGACCTACGCCGTCAACGGGTTACGCCAGTTGACCGTGGGCGGTATCGACTTCCGGCTTTGGGTGGCGGTCGCGGTGCTGGTCGGCATCACCGCGGCCTCGCTGACCGCCACCGCGTGGTCGGCACGACGCAACCGGCAGTACACGATGGAGCGGCTGCACCCACCCATAGAAGTGTGA
- a CDS encoding ATP-binding cassette domain-containing protein — protein sequence MSDKVIARGITVSGPWGPVYGPVDVEIDAGGVTVLVCPSGSGRTALLMTLAGRMKPQSGSLSVFGRTDVDDIFRSAALAGFDELDAVAESVTVADLVTEQLRWDAAWYRLVRRAGPADVDAVCGPVFGELPSPPLDEFVEELSESDRLLLRIALANTKRPPLLVVGDLDHVTSDRHRETVLNRLIALGETQTVVTTTVNGVSHDGVRAQLEVANTSREELVAAQKGRQKGR from the coding sequence GTGTCGGACAAGGTGATTGCTCGCGGCATCACGGTCTCGGGTCCGTGGGGCCCGGTGTACGGGCCGGTCGATGTGGAGATCGACGCGGGCGGGGTCACCGTCCTGGTGTGCCCGAGCGGTTCGGGACGCACCGCTCTGCTGATGACGTTGGCCGGCCGGATGAAACCGCAGAGCGGCTCGCTTTCGGTGTTCGGCCGCACCGACGTCGACGACATCTTCCGGTCCGCGGCACTCGCCGGTTTCGACGAGCTCGACGCGGTCGCCGAGTCGGTCACCGTGGCCGATCTGGTCACCGAACAGCTGCGCTGGGACGCCGCGTGGTACCGGCTGGTGCGCCGGGCCGGGCCGGCCGACGTCGACGCGGTGTGCGGTCCGGTGTTCGGGGAGCTGCCGTCGCCGCCGCTGGATGAGTTCGTCGAGGAACTCAGCGAGAGCGACCGGTTGCTGTTGCGGATCGCGCTGGCCAACACCAAACGGCCGCCGCTGCTGGTGGTGGGCGACCTCGACCACGTCACCAGCGACCGTCACCGCGAGACCGTGCTGAACCGGCTGATCGCGCTGGGCGAGACACAGACGGTGGTGACGACGACGGTCAACGGGGTCAGCCACGACGGCGTACGGGCCCAGCTCGAGGTGGCCAACACCTCGCGCGAAGAGTTGGTAGCCGCCCAAAAGGGCCGACAGAAAGGTCGATGA
- a CDS encoding inorganic diphosphatase, whose amino-acid sequence MEFDVVIEIPKGSRNKYEVDHDTGRVKLDRYLYTSMGYPTDYGFIDDTLGEDGDPLDALVLLPEPLFPGCLVEARPVAMFQMTDEAGGDDKVLCVPAGDKRWDHIQDLADVPAQVLEEIKHFFVHYKDLEPNKFVKAADWVGRDKAEAEVKASIDRFKTQAH is encoded by the coding sequence GTGGAGTTCGACGTAGTCATCGAGATCCCGAAGGGTTCGCGCAACAAGTACGAGGTGGATCACGACACCGGACGGGTGAAGCTGGACCGCTACCTCTACACCTCGATGGGCTATCCGACCGACTACGGGTTCATCGACGACACCCTCGGCGAGGACGGTGACCCGCTGGACGCGCTGGTGCTGCTGCCCGAGCCGCTGTTCCCCGGCTGCCTGGTGGAGGCCCGCCCGGTGGCCATGTTCCAGATGACCGACGAGGCCGGCGGTGACGACAAGGTGCTGTGCGTCCCCGCGGGCGACAAGCGCTGGGACCACATCCAGGATCTCGCCGACGTGCCCGCGCAGGTGCTCGAGGAGATCAAGCACTTCTTCGTGCACTACAAGGACCTCGAGCCGAACAAGTTCGTCAAGGCCGCCGACTGGGTGGGCCGGGACAAGGCCGAGGCCGAGGTGAAGGCGTCGATCGACCGGTTCAAAACGCAGGCTCACTGA
- the dacB gene encoding D-alanyl-D-alanine carboxypeptidase/D-alanyl-D-alanine endopeptidase, producing the protein MRPTRWGPSTHVLVGVVVLALVAVVVAAAAVLTTGDTDAAAIKPTPPAATAEPGVVPVSDSAPKPRPDLLASVLAPALADPNLGHLTGRIADAITGDQLWERGADVPMQPASTNKTLTTAAALLALDRDARLTTRVLTGDRPGVVVLKGGGDPTLSAAPKNQDTWYRDAARISDLADQVRRSGIDATAVQVDISAYSGPTMAHGWDPADIDGGDIAPMEAVMLDAGRTQPVSVDSTRSTTPALDAGRALAVALEVDPAKVTVLAGPSRGGKEIAAVQSPPLINRLREMMNASDNVMAEAIGREVAAAAGKPQSFDGAASAVLDELKAAGVDTAGARLFDSSGLSVDDRLTAKTLDEVVSVAVGDEYPRLRPLVDLVPIAGGSGTLSNRFLDTEPGRDAAGFLRAKTGSLTGTNTLAGFLTDASGRVLTFAFISNDAGPMGRVALDHLAATLRSCGCSA; encoded by the coding sequence ATGCGGCCCACGAGGTGGGGGCCATCGACCCATGTGTTGGTCGGGGTGGTCGTGCTGGCGCTGGTCGCCGTCGTGGTGGCGGCGGCAGCCGTGTTGACGACGGGCGACACCGACGCGGCGGCGATCAAGCCGACGCCGCCGGCCGCCACCGCCGAACCGGGTGTCGTCCCGGTGTCGGACTCCGCGCCCAAGCCCAGGCCTGACCTGCTGGCATCCGTGCTGGCCCCCGCGCTGGCCGACCCGAACCTCGGCCATCTCACCGGCCGCATCGCCGACGCGATCACCGGCGACCAACTGTGGGAGCGGGGCGCCGACGTGCCGATGCAGCCCGCGTCGACCAACAAGACGCTCACAACGGCCGCCGCGCTGCTGGCCCTCGACCGCGACGCCCGGCTGACCACCCGGGTGCTGACCGGCGACCGGCCCGGCGTCGTGGTGCTCAAGGGCGGCGGTGACCCGACGCTGTCGGCGGCGCCAAAGAACCAGGACACCTGGTACCGCGACGCCGCACGCATCAGCGATCTGGCCGACCAGGTGCGCCGCAGCGGCATCGACGCGACCGCCGTTCAGGTCGACATCAGCGCCTACAGCGGGCCCACGATGGCGCACGGCTGGGACCCCGCCGACATCGACGGCGGCGACATCGCGCCGATGGAGGCGGTGATGCTCGACGCCGGGCGCACCCAGCCGGTCAGCGTCGACTCGACCCGGTCGACCACGCCCGCGCTGGACGCGGGCCGCGCGCTGGCGGTGGCGCTGGAAGTCGACCCGGCGAAGGTCACTGTCCTGGCCGGCCCTTCGCGCGGCGGCAAGGAGATCGCGGCGGTGCAGTCGCCGCCGCTGATCAACCGGCTGCGCGAGATGATGAACGCCTCCGACAACGTGATGGCCGAGGCGATCGGTCGTGAGGTGGCCGCCGCGGCGGGCAAACCGCAGAGCTTCGACGGCGCCGCCAGTGCCGTGCTCGACGAGTTGAAGGCCGCGGGCGTCGACACCGCCGGGGCGAGGTTGTTCGACTCCAGCGGGCTGTCCGTCGACGACCGGCTCACCGCCAAGACGCTCGACGAGGTGGTCAGCGTCGCGGTCGGTGACGAGTACCCCCGGCTGCGGCCGCTGGTGGACCTGGTGCCGATCGCGGGCGGCAGCGGAACGTTGTCCAACCGCTTCCTCGACACCGAACCGGGCCGGGACGCCGCGGGGTTCCTGCGGGCCAAGACCGGATCGTTGACCGGAACCAACACGCTGGCAGGGTTTCTCACCGACGCGAGCGGGCGGGTGTTGACGTTCGCGTTCATCTCCAACGACGCGGGCCCGATGGGCCGCGTCGCGCTGGACCACCTGGCCGCCACGCTGCGGTCGTGCGGATGCAGCGCATGA
- a CDS encoding zinc-dependent metalloprotease, with the protein MQRMSPATETKVTVGRAVDWDFAATVGAKLARPGPATTDYTRQQVIDQLSEASRSAELPVRDVTGLTEGGEIPEARVVDRAEWVRAATKSMRVMTGGSDEGGSPPGFLTGRITGAQTGAVLAFVSSGILGQYDPFGRDGGELLLVYPNVIAVERQLRVQPYDFRLWVCLHEVTHRVQFRANPWLADHMSGALAVLTDETENDVTEVIGRLAEFVRARRADNGVAEPNSEGVVGLLRAVQSEPQRKALDQLLVLGTLLEGHADHVMDAVGPAVVPSVATIRRRFDERRRRKQPPLQRLVRALLGFDAKLNQYTRGKAFVDHVVSTVGMQRFNAVWSGPENLPLPTEIDEPQQWIDRVL; encoded by the coding sequence ATGCAGCGCATGAGCCCGGCCACCGAAACCAAGGTCACCGTCGGACGCGCCGTCGACTGGGACTTCGCCGCCACCGTCGGCGCCAAACTGGCCAGGCCCGGCCCTGCCACCACCGACTACACCCGCCAGCAGGTCATCGACCAACTCAGTGAGGCGTCACGGTCGGCCGAACTGCCGGTGCGCGACGTCACCGGGCTCACCGAGGGCGGCGAGATCCCCGAGGCGCGCGTCGTCGACCGTGCCGAGTGGGTGCGGGCCGCCACCAAATCGATGCGCGTGATGACCGGCGGCTCCGACGAGGGCGGGAGTCCGCCAGGCTTCCTCACCGGCCGTATCACCGGCGCCCAGACAGGCGCCGTGCTGGCGTTCGTGTCGTCGGGCATCCTCGGCCAGTACGATCCGTTCGGCCGTGACGGCGGTGAGCTTCTGTTGGTGTACCCGAACGTGATCGCGGTGGAACGCCAACTGCGGGTGCAGCCCTACGACTTTCGGCTGTGGGTGTGCCTGCACGAGGTCACCCACCGGGTGCAGTTCCGTGCCAACCCGTGGCTGGCCGACCACATGTCGGGAGCGCTGGCCGTGCTCACCGACGAAACCGAGAACGACGTCACCGAGGTGATCGGCAGGCTCGCCGAGTTCGTCCGTGCGCGACGCGCGGATAACGGTGTCGCCGAACCGAATTCGGAAGGCGTGGTCGGCCTGCTGCGCGCGGTGCAATCCGAGCCGCAGCGCAAGGCGCTGGACCAGTTGCTGGTGCTGGGCACGCTGCTGGAGGGGCACGCCGACCATGTGATGGACGCGGTCGGGCCCGCGGTGGTGCCGTCGGTGGCCACCATCCGGCGCCGGTTCGACGAACGCCGCCGCCGCAAACAGCCACCGCTGCAACGGTTGGTGCGGGCGCTGCTGGGGTTCGACGCCAAGCTCAACCAGTACACGCGCGGCAAGGCGTTCGTCGACCACGTGGTGTCCACGGTGGGCATGCAACGGTTCAACGCCGTCTGGTCGGGGCCCGAAAACCTGCCGTTGCCAACCGAAATCGACGAGCCGCAACAATGGATCGACCGGGTGCTCTAG
- the tilS gene encoding tRNA lysidine(34) synthetase TilS: MDRPGALAALHAAVSAFARDFCAADERWCVALSGGADSLALTAAAAKLKPTTALVVDHQLQPNSAAVAATAGEQALTLGCVGAQVIRVDVGAEGGPEAAARTARYRALEQARGGAPVLLGHTLDDQAETVLLGLGRGSGPRSIAGMRASDPPWGRPLLGLRRSVTRAACAELGVAPWQDPHNSDRRFTRVRLRTEVLPLLEDVLGGGVADALARTAAALRADTDALDDLARQALAEAGSGTGLDTTRLAVLPEAIRRRVIRGWLLAGGASGLTDKHIRGVDTLVMAWRGQGGVAVGSPLRNQRLIAARRDGVLSLHTEPV, from the coding sequence ATGGATCGACCGGGTGCTCTAGCCGCGCTGCATGCCGCGGTCAGCGCCTTTGCCCGCGACTTCTGCGCAGCCGACGAGCGCTGGTGCGTTGCGCTGTCCGGCGGGGCCGACTCGCTGGCGCTGACGGCGGCCGCGGCCAAGCTCAAACCGACCACCGCCCTCGTCGTCGACCACCAACTGCAGCCGAACTCCGCCGCGGTGGCCGCCACCGCCGGCGAGCAGGCGCTGACGTTGGGATGCGTTGGTGCCCAGGTGATTCGCGTCGACGTCGGCGCCGAGGGGGGCCCGGAGGCCGCGGCGCGCACGGCGCGGTACCGGGCGCTGGAGCAGGCCAGGGGCGGCGCACCGGTGCTGCTGGGCCACACGCTCGACGATCAGGCCGAAACCGTGCTGCTCGGGCTCGGCCGGGGCTCGGGGCCGCGGTCGATCGCCGGGATGCGGGCCAGCGACCCGCCGTGGGGCCGGCCGCTGCTGGGGCTGCGGCGCAGCGTGACGCGGGCGGCGTGCGCCGAACTCGGCGTGGCGCCGTGGCAGGACCCGCACAACAGCGACCGCCGCTTCACCCGGGTGCGGCTGCGCACCGAGGTGCTTCCGCTGCTCGAGGACGTGCTGGGCGGCGGCGTGGCCGACGCGTTGGCGCGCACCGCGGCCGCGCTGCGCGCCGACACCGACGCGCTCGACGACCTGGCCCGGCAGGCGTTGGCTGAGGCGGGGTCGGGCACCGGGCTGGACACCACGAGGCTGGCCGTTTTGCCGGAGGCCATCCGGCGCCGGGTCATTCGCGGCTGGCTGCTCGCAGGCGGGGCCAGCGGTCTGACCGACAAGCACATTCGCGGCGTCGACACCCTGGTCATGGCGTGGCGCGGGCAGGGCGGGGTGGCGGTGGGATCGCCGCTGCGCAACCAGCGGCTGATCGCGGCGCGCCGTGACGGGGTGCTGAGCCTGCACACCGAACCGGTCTAA
- the hpt gene encoding hypoxanthine phosphoribosyltransferase, whose amino-acid sequence MVGGSVTWHAVGVAEQSTELYNGDIESVLLPAEEIQAKVNELGARIGDDYREAITPSGQDLLLVTVLKGAVFFVTDLARAIPLPTQLEFMAVSSYGSSTSSSGVVRILKDLDRDINDRDVLIVEDVVDSGLTLSWLLRNLASRRPRSLRVCALLRKPDAVRADVDIAYVGFDIPKEFVVGYGLDYAERYRDLNYIGTLDPKIYEQP is encoded by the coding sequence TTGGTCGGCGGATCGGTCACATGGCACGCTGTGGGCGTGGCTGAGCAATCCACCGAGCTGTACAACGGCGACATCGAGTCTGTACTGCTTCCCGCAGAAGAGATCCAGGCAAAGGTCAACGAGCTCGGCGCGCGGATCGGCGACGACTACCGCGAAGCCATCACCCCCAGCGGCCAGGATCTGCTGCTGGTCACCGTGCTCAAGGGGGCGGTGTTCTTCGTCACAGATCTCGCGCGGGCGATCCCGCTGCCCACGCAGCTGGAGTTCATGGCGGTCAGCTCGTATGGCTCGTCGACGTCGTCCTCGGGAGTGGTGCGCATCCTCAAGGACCTCGACCGCGACATCAACGACCGCGACGTACTGATCGTCGAGGACGTCGTCGACTCCGGGCTGACGCTGTCGTGGTTGCTGCGCAACCTCGCGTCGCGGCGGCCGCGCTCACTGCGGGTGTGCGCACTGCTGCGTAAGCCCGACGCCGTGCGCGCCGACGTCGACATCGCCTACGTGGGTTTCGATATCCCCAAGGAGTTCGTCGTCGGCTACGGCCTGGACTACGCCGAGCGCTACCGGGACTTGAACTACATCGGCACGCTGGACCCCAAGATCTACGAACAACCCTGA
- a CDS encoding molybdopterin-dependent oxidoreductase: protein MSQTALRICPLCEATCGLTLTISDGRITGARGDRDDVFSRGFICPKGASFAELDNDPDRLTRPLVRRNGELTQTSWEEAFATVADRLGTVVAEHGGPSVGVYLGNPNAHTIAGALYPPLLVRALGTRQVYSASTLDQMPKHVALGHMFGSPVAFTVPDLDRTDYLVVIGANPLVSNGSLATAADFPGKLRALRKRGGRLVVIDPARTRSAELADRHLAPRPGTDAALLFAIVHTLFDEGLVALGALAGSVNGVDDVRALAADFAPETVATYCGVDAEDIRQLAREIAAAPSAAVYGRIGTSTVEFGTIGSWLVDVVNVLTGNLDRPGGAMFPLSAVAPAPRPPKPGRGFRTGRWHSRVSGHPEVLSEIPAAALAEEIDTPGDGQITALITIAGNPVLSAPDGDRLDRALDGLGFMVSIDPYLNETTRHADVILPPPAPSQSAHFDFALNNLAVRNNARYSPPVLPLDDRPDEAEILSRIALILYGVGADGDPGLVDQQVIATTLAKETADPHSPVAGRPVEELTAMLEEAPGYQRRLDMMLRLGPYGDAFGAKPDGLTLARLKAAPHGIDLGPMQPRLAQVLRTPTGRIELAPEPLIADVPRLREALRVRADGFLLIGRRHLRSNNSWMHNVPALAGGTNRCTLRIHPDDAEEIGLTDIAVVKGPGGELLAPIELAPGMRRGVVSLPHGWGHDRGGTGQKVASEQAGVNVNQLNDGSHLDPLSGTAVLNGIPVDIAPAG, encoded by the coding sequence ATGAGCCAGACAGCCTTGCGGATCTGCCCGCTGTGCGAGGCCACCTGCGGCCTGACGTTGACGATCTCCGACGGCCGGATCACCGGGGCCCGCGGCGACCGTGACGACGTGTTCAGCCGCGGGTTCATCTGCCCGAAGGGCGCCAGCTTCGCCGAACTCGACAACGACCCCGACCGGCTCACCCGCCCGCTGGTCCGGCGCAACGGTGAGCTGACCCAAACCAGCTGGGAAGAGGCGTTCGCAACGGTCGCCGACCGGCTCGGTACCGTCGTGGCCGAGCACGGCGGGCCCTCGGTCGGCGTATACCTGGGCAACCCCAACGCGCACACGATCGCAGGCGCGCTGTACCCGCCGCTGCTCGTACGGGCGCTGGGCACTCGTCAGGTCTACTCCGCCAGCACCCTGGACCAGATGCCCAAGCACGTCGCACTGGGCCACATGTTCGGCAGCCCGGTCGCCTTCACCGTCCCCGACCTCGACCGCACCGACTATCTGGTCGTCATCGGTGCGAATCCTCTTGTCTCCAACGGCAGTTTGGCGACGGCCGCGGACTTTCCCGGCAAGCTGCGCGCGCTGCGCAAGCGCGGCGGCCGGCTCGTGGTCATCGACCCGGCCCGCACACGCAGCGCAGAGCTCGCCGATCGTCACCTCGCCCCGCGACCCGGCACCGATGCGGCGCTGCTGTTCGCCATCGTGCACACCCTGTTCGACGAGGGTCTGGTCGCCCTCGGCGCGCTGGCGGGTTCGGTCAACGGCGTCGATGACGTGCGCGCGCTGGCCGCCGACTTCGCCCCGGAGACCGTCGCGACGTACTGCGGTGTGGACGCCGAGGATATCCGCCAGTTGGCCCGCGAAATCGCGGCGGCGCCGTCAGCGGCTGTCTACGGCCGAATCGGCACGTCCACAGTCGAATTCGGGACGATCGGCAGCTGGCTCGTCGACGTCGTCAACGTTCTGACCGGCAATCTCGACCGGCCGGGCGGTGCGATGTTCCCGCTGTCTGCCGTCGCTCCGGCGCCACGGCCGCCGAAGCCCGGCCGCGGATTTCGGACCGGCCGCTGGCACAGCCGCGTCTCGGGCCACCCCGAGGTGCTCTCGGAGATTCCGGCCGCCGCCCTGGCCGAAGAGATCGACACCCCCGGCGACGGGCAGATCACGGCGCTGATCACCATCGCGGGCAACCCGGTGTTGTCCGCACCAGACGGGGACCGGCTCGACCGCGCACTCGACGGGCTCGGTTTCATGGTTTCGATCGACCCGTACCTCAACGAGACGACCCGCCACGCCGACGTCATCCTGCCGCCACCGGCGCCGTCGCAGAGCGCGCACTTCGACTTCGCGCTCAACAACCTCGCGGTGCGCAACAACGCCCGGTACTCACCACCGGTGCTGCCGCTCGACGACCGTCCCGACGAAGCCGAGATCCTGTCGCGAATCGCGTTGATCCTGTACGGCGTTGGTGCAGACGGTGATCCGGGGCTGGTCGATCAGCAGGTGATCGCGACGACGCTGGCAAAGGAAACCGCCGATCCGCACTCGCCGGTCGCCGGGCGCCCGGTCGAGGAGCTGACCGCGATGCTCGAGGAGGCGCCCGGTTACCAGCGACGCCTCGACATGATGCTTCGGCTCGGACCGTACGGCGACGCGTTCGGCGCCAAACCCGACGGGCTGACGCTGGCCCGGCTCAAGGCCGCACCGCACGGCATCGACCTCGGCCCGATGCAACCTCGGTTGGCTCAGGTGTTGCGGACCCCAACGGGCAGAATCGAACTCGCCCCCGAACCGCTGATCGCCGATGTGCCGCGGCTGCGGGAAGCGCTGCGGGTCCGCGCCGACGGGTTCCTGCTCATCGGGCGGCGGCACCTGCGGTCCAACAACAGCTGGATGCACAATGTGCCCGCGCTGGCCGGCGGCACCAACCGGTGCACACTGCGGATCCATCCCGACGACGCCGAGGAGATCGGGCTCACCGACATCGCCGTCGTCAAAGGACCCGGCGGTGAGCTGCTGGCGCCGATCGAGTTGGCGCCGGGCATGCGCCGCGGTGTGGTGTCGCTGCCGCACGGGTGGGGTCACGACCGCGGCGGCACCGGACAGAAGGTGGCATCGGAGCAGGCCGGTGTCAACGTCAACCAGCTCAACGACGGTAGCCATCTCGATCCGCTGTCGGGTACCGCTGTGCTCAACGGCATTCCGGTGGATATCGCCCCCGCGGGGTAG
- a CDS encoding SIMPL domain-containing protein: MPIAVRANTPTKMLAVAAAGLMVAVAGCDATSGPTTGTQADVRHVTVQGSGEVQGEPDTLNVNASIESIAPDVTGAMNQTSGRQQAVINALVDAGVDRKDISTAQVSLQPQFSGGGDNPATIVGYRASNSIDIKIRQLDAASQALALIVSSGGDATRINSVNYSLEDDSQLVRDARSRAFDDAKDRAEQYAELSGSHLGQVISISEATGGQQPPTPMPTTRGAELAAVPLEPGQQTVGFTVTVVWELT, from the coding sequence ATGCCGATCGCTGTACGGGCGAACACGCCAACCAAAATGCTCGCCGTCGCCGCCGCGGGGCTCATGGTCGCCGTCGCGGGTTGCGATGCGACATCGGGACCGACGACCGGTACACAGGCCGACGTGCGGCACGTGACCGTCCAGGGTTCCGGCGAGGTGCAGGGCGAGCCGGACACCCTCAACGTCAACGCGTCCATCGAGTCCATCGCGCCCGATGTCACCGGTGCGATGAACCAGACCAGCGGCCGCCAGCAGGCGGTGATCAACGCGCTGGTGGACGCCGGCGTCGACCGCAAGGACATCAGCACCGCCCAGGTCAGCCTGCAGCCGCAGTTCTCAGGCGGCGGGGACAACCCGGCGACCATCGTCGGCTACCGGGCCAGCAATTCGATCGACATCAAGATCCGCCAGCTTGATGCCGCGTCGCAGGCGCTGGCGCTGATCGTCAGCAGCGGCGGCGACGCCACCCGGATCAACTCGGTCAACTACTCGCTCGAGGACGATTCGCAGCTGGTCCGCGATGCCCGCAGCCGGGCCTTCGACGATGCCAAGGACCGCGCCGAGCAGTACGCCGAGTTGTCGGGTTCGCACCTGGGCCAGGTCATCTCGATCTCCGAGGCGACCGGCGGTCAGCAACCCCCCACTCCGATGCCCACCACCCGCGGCGCCGAATTGGCCGCCGTACCACTGGAACCCGGTCAGCAGACGGTCGGATTCACGGTGACCGTGGTCTGGGAGCTCACCTGA